In Blautia sp. SC05B48, a single genomic region encodes these proteins:
- a CDS encoding cell wall hydrolase — translation MKVEKDLREADGVQDERRNGKTGGNSARSFAVLTLCAVLAMVISLGTRTFAESEGGRVYAASDGGEESSYEEVAVPTGIAGVVSGVTDTPLSGSTVTRIGSSCEQVIVGQRVQRVTNTAADLNVSSSMENKVNELDARSITLAENPTLMSDEDYDTLLRIVEAEAGSEDIKGRVLVANVIMNRVKSEDFPNTVTEVVWDNSDGVPQFSPTYDGRINEVAVSDETREAVKQALKGADYSEGALFFIQKSAAEEHNVKWFEKDLKRLFKYGVHEFYTYK, via the coding sequence ATGAAAGTTGAGAAAGATTTACGTGAGGCTGACGGAGTGCAGGATGAACGTAGAAATGGAAAAACCGGAGGAAATTCCGCGCGCAGTTTTGCAGTGCTGACATTATGTGCAGTTTTGGCGATGGTTATTTCTCTGGGGACAAGGACATTTGCAGAAAGTGAAGGGGGCAGGGTTTATGCAGCTTCAGATGGAGGAGAGGAATCTTCCTATGAAGAGGTTGCTGTTCCTACCGGGATCGCAGGTGTGGTTTCAGGAGTTACGGATACACCATTATCCGGAAGCACGGTTACAAGGATCGGAAGCTCCTGTGAGCAGGTGATCGTAGGCCAGAGAGTACAGAGAGTGACCAATACTGCTGCAGATCTTAATGTAAGCTCCTCTATGGAAAACAAAGTAAATGAACTTGATGCAAGATCGATCACACTGGCAGAAAATCCCACACTGATGTCAGATGAGGACTATGATACACTTCTGAGGATCGTGGAGGCAGAAGCAGGAAGTGAAGATATCAAGGGCCGTGTTCTGGTGGCCAATGTCATCATGAACCGTGTAAAAAGCGAAGATTTTCCGAATACGGTGACAGAGGTTGTCTGGGATAACAGTGACGGCGTTCCGCAGTTTTCACCGACCTATGATGGCAGGATCAATGAAGTTGCAGTTTCTGATGAAACAAGGGAAGCGGTCAAGCAGGCGCTGAAGGGTGCCGATTATTCTGAAGGTGCACTGTTCTTTATCCAGAAATCCGCAGCGGAGGAACACAATGTGAAATGGTTTGAAAAGGACCTGAAGAGGCTCTTTAAATACGGGGTCCATGAATTTTATACATATAAATAG